One window of Desulfarculus baarsii DSM 2075 genomic DNA carries:
- the metG gene encoding methionine--tRNA ligase, with translation MEATFYITTPIYYVNAEPHLGHAYTTIVADVARRFHLLLGQTARMQTGTDEHGDKIAEAAAKNGLSPRQYADRVSGLFRDLWPHLHIQYDRFVRTTDPQHIQTVRALLQKVHDQGDIYFAKYGGNYCVACERFLTDKELVEGKCPDHHTEPVYIEEENYFFRMGKYQQALIEHIQANPDFIRPERYKNEVLSMLAEPLDDLCISRPKSRLTWGVELPFDQNFVTYVWFDALINYITGLDYPNGDDFARFWPGQHLIAKDILKPHAIFWPTMLMAMGLPLYQRLNVHGYWNVDQAKMSKSLGNVVRPLELAQVYGVDAFRYFLLREMAFGLDAGFSEELLIQRYNADLANDLGNLYSRVLNMLVKYHNGVVPQPGPLTPADEELAQVAAQARDGLRQGFEAFAFHKGLARLWELIGAANKYVVANEPWALAAQPEQAPRLARVMHELVRTLAQVAVLIWPVMPEMAETMAGHMGLAHPARIGLAGLESDALTPAGTVIAKPATLFPRIDTAGVQAKAHKAEVKAQAKQADAPPAKAPRAAKAEAGPAQQPIGIEDFGRVELRVGLIVEAAPVEGADKLLRLSVDLGEDAPRTIVAGIAKHYQPAALPGRRVVVVANLKPAKLRGVLSHGMCLAAVSPDGGLSLVDPGPEATPGSIVR, from the coding sequence ATGGAAGCGACATTTTATATAACCACGCCTATTTATTACGTAAACGCCGAACCGCATCTGGGCCACGCCTACACCACCATCGTCGCCGACGTGGCCAGGCGCTTTCATCTGCTACTGGGCCAGACCGCCCGCATGCAGACCGGCACCGACGAGCACGGAGACAAGATCGCCGAGGCCGCCGCCAAAAACGGCCTCTCGCCCCGGCAATACGCCGACCGCGTCAGCGGCCTGTTCCGCGACCTTTGGCCCCACCTGCACATCCAATACGACCGCTTCGTGCGCACCACCGATCCCCAGCACATCCAGACCGTGCGCGCCCTGCTGCAAAAGGTCCACGACCAGGGCGACATCTATTTCGCCAAATATGGCGGCAACTACTGCGTGGCCTGCGAGCGCTTCCTCACCGACAAGGAGCTGGTCGAGGGCAAATGCCCCGACCATCACACCGAGCCGGTCTACATCGAGGAAGAAAACTATTTCTTTCGCATGGGCAAGTATCAACAGGCCCTCATCGAGCACATCCAGGCCAACCCCGACTTCATCCGGCCCGAACGCTATAAAAACGAAGTGCTAAGCATGCTGGCCGAGCCCCTGGACGACCTGTGCATCAGCCGGCCCAAAAGCCGCCTGACCTGGGGCGTCGAGCTGCCTTTCGATCAAAACTTCGTCACATATGTCTGGTTCGACGCCCTGATCAACTACATAACCGGCCTGGATTATCCCAACGGCGACGATTTTGCGCGCTTCTGGCCCGGCCAGCACCTCATCGCCAAGGACATCCTCAAGCCCCACGCCATCTTCTGGCCGACCATGCTCATGGCCATGGGCCTGCCCCTCTACCAGCGCCTCAACGTGCATGGCTATTGGAACGTGGACCAGGCCAAGATGAGCAAGTCCCTGGGCAACGTGGTGCGGCCCCTGGAGCTGGCCCAGGTCTACGGCGTTGACGCCTTCCGCTATTTTTTGCTGCGCGAGATGGCTTTCGGCCTGGACGCCGGCTTCAGCGAAGAGCTTTTGATCCAGCGCTACAACGCCGATTTGGCCAACGACCTGGGCAATTTGTACAGCCGTGTGTTGAATATGCTCGTAAAATATCACAACGGCGTTGTGCCCCAACCTGGGCCGCTCACCCCGGCCGACGAGGAGCTGGCCCAGGTCGCCGCCCAGGCTCGGGACGGCCTGCGCCAGGGCTTCGAGGCCTTCGCCTTCCACAAGGGCCTGGCCCGCCTGTGGGAGCTGATCGGCGCGGCCAACAAGTACGTGGTGGCCAACGAGCCCTGGGCCCTGGCCGCCCAGCCCGAGCAGGCCCCGCGCCTGGCCCGGGTCATGCACGAGCTTGTGCGGACCCTGGCCCAGGTGGCGGTGCTGATCTGGCCGGTGATGCCCGAAATGGCCGAGACCATGGCCGGGCACATGGGCCTGGCCCACCCCGCGCGAATCGGCCTGGCCGGGCTGGAAAGCGACGCGCTCACGCCGGCGGGGACGGTTATCGCCAAGCCGGCCACGCTGTTCCCACGCATCGACACCGCCGGCGTCCAGGCCAAGGCCCACAAGGCCGAAGTCAAGGCCCAGGCCAAACAGGCCGACGCGCCGCCGGCCAAGGCCCCGCGGGCCGCCAAGGCCGAGGCCGGCCCGGCCCAGCAGCCCATCGGCATCGAAGACTTCGGCCGGGTGGAGCTGCGCGTGGGCCTGATTGTCGAGGCCGCGCCGGTGGAAGGGGCCGACAAGCTACTGCGCCTGAGCGTGGACCTGGGCGAGGACGCGCCGCGCACCATCGTCGCCGGCATCGCCAAGCACTATCAGCCGGCCGCACTGCCTGGCCGCCGAGTGGTGGTGGTGGCCAACCTCAAGCCGGCCAAGCTGCGCGGCGTGCTCAGCCACGGCATGTGCCTGGCCGCCGTGAGCCCTGATGGCGGCCTGAGCCTGGTGGACCCCGGCCCCGAGGCCACGCCGGGCAGCATCGTGCGCTGA
- a CDS encoding flagellar brake protein, with protein sequence MDIEALINETDGLTKLEIALGDRLLLRLEAIEGFLKTDLVGLAQDQYLIVDMPKGGPAIRNKFYEGTTVLVRYLHAGAIFAFQSNVLGTTDKPVKLVFLSYPQIVSRQELRREARMECYLSAAADLGQGQLINGAVLDISPSGCRFAAKFKGRPAVEIGGEVIIGMKLSDGEKARRCAGTLRSLSQSNGMAFLGVQFRDLDEDSALRIRALVATLGEYAAAKRSIAHLGQRD encoded by the coding sequence ATGGACATCGAAGCGCTCATCAATGAGACCGACGGCCTGACCAAGCTGGAAATCGCCCTGGGCGACCGGCTGCTGCTGCGCTTGGAGGCCATCGAAGGTTTTTTGAAGACCGACCTGGTGGGCCTGGCCCAAGACCAATACCTCATTGTGGACATGCCCAAGGGCGGCCCGGCCATCCGCAACAAGTTCTACGAAGGCACCACCGTCCTGGTGCGCTACTTGCACGCCGGGGCCATTTTCGCCTTTCAGTCCAACGTGCTGGGGACAACCGACAAGCCGGTCAAGCTGGTGTTTTTGTCTTATCCGCAGATCGTCAGCCGCCAGGAGCTGCGCCGCGAGGCGCGCATGGAATGCTACCTCAGCGCGGCGGCCGATCTTGGCCAGGGCCAACTCATCAACGGCGCGGTGCTCGATATCAGCCCGTCCGGCTGCCGTTTCGCGGCCAAGTTCAAGGGCCGGCCGGCGGTGGAGATAGGCGGTGAAGTGATCATCGGCATGAAGCTCTCCGATGGCGAAAAGGCGCGGCGCTGCGCGGGTACGCTACGCAGCCTCAGCCAAAGCAACGGCATGGCCTTTTTGGGCGTGCAGTTCCGCGACCTCGACGAAGATTCGGCCTTGCGCATCCGGGCCCTGGTGGCCACCCTGGGCGAATACGCCGCGGCCAAGCGCTCCATCGCCCACCTGGGCCAACGCGACTGA
- a CDS encoding complement resistance protein TraT, with protein sequence MTQKAAKTLSLMAALVALALLAGCAATTTAIRYQDLKVETQMSDTVFLDPVPPEQRTVYVQVRNTSDQPSFNIQYEVSAAIAAKGYQVVYDPRQAHFWLMANILSVGQTDKSALELASGAGFGGAIAGAAAGALIARSGSELGGAAIGGIAAGAAEVIAGSMVKVNWFAVITDVEISEASNEGISEETQSNLRQGSSTMVRQSSARSTDRKRFRTRIASSARQVNLTFPEAEPLLRQGLINSISGMF encoded by the coding sequence ATGACGCAAAAAGCCGCCAAGACGCTTTCGCTGATGGCCGCTCTCGTGGCCCTGGCCTTGCTGGCCGGCTGCGCGGCCACCACCACGGCCATCCGCTACCAAGACCTCAAGGTCGAGACCCAGATGTCCGACACGGTCTTCCTCGACCCCGTGCCGCCCGAGCAGCGCACCGTCTACGTCCAGGTGCGCAACACCTCCGACCAGCCCTCGTTCAACATCCAATACGAGGTCTCGGCGGCCATCGCCGCCAAAGGCTACCAGGTCGTCTACGATCCGCGTCAGGCCCACTTCTGGCTGATGGCCAACATCCTCAGCGTCGGCCAGACCGACAAGTCGGCCCTGGAGCTGGCCAGCGGCGCGGGCTTTGGCGGGGCCATCGCCGGCGCGGCGGCCGGCGCGTTGATCGCCCGCAGCGGCTCGGAGTTGGGTGGCGCGGCCATCGGCGGCATCGCCGCCGGCGCGGCCGAGGTCATCGCCGGCTCCATGGTCAAGGTCAACTGGTTCGCCGTCATCACCGACGTGGAGATCTCCGAGGCCTCCAACGAGGGCATATCCGAGGAGACGCAGTCGAACCTGCGTCAGGGCTCCAGCACCATGGTCCGCCAGAGTTCGGCCCGCTCCACCGACCGCAAGCGCTTTCGCACGCGCATCGCCTCCAGCGCCCGCCAGGTCAACCTGACCTTCCCCGAGGCCGAGCCGCTCCTGCGCCAGGGCCTGATCAACTCCATCAGCGGCATGTTCTAA
- a CDS encoding dihydropteroate synthase: protein MKTIGENLNVIKKEIGQAFKDRNPEPIQRYALAEKAAGMDWIDINLGPARKGGPELMEWVVKTVQEVVTDIPLALDTSNIEAIEAGLAAYKGDTVPLVNSVMARPERYTVMLPMCAKYQADIVALLWGPEGLPRDENERASLCVELCYAANEAGLANEKLFVDPIITPLNIQQEQLMANLRFMAMLQDIVPGAKSTNGLSNCSNGTPWREPLNQIYMIMLERAGMYSSIVDYEDELLVAIAKGQRPDLVEVVHKVQDGEIKDPGDVSDETQKVFVKGAQALLGHILYSDSWFK from the coding sequence ATGAAAACGATCGGCGAGAACCTAAACGTTATCAAAAAAGAGATCGGGCAGGCCTTCAAGGACCGTAATCCCGAGCCGATCCAGCGCTACGCCCTGGCCGAAAAGGCCGCCGGCATGGACTGGATCGACATCAACCTGGGGCCGGCGCGCAAGGGTGGCCCCGAGCTGATGGAGTGGGTGGTCAAGACCGTGCAGGAAGTCGTCACCGACATCCCGCTGGCCCTGGACACCTCCAACATCGAGGCCATCGAGGCCGGCTTGGCCGCCTACAAGGGCGACACCGTGCCCCTGGTCAACTCGGTCATGGCCCGTCCCGAGCGCTACACCGTGATGCTGCCCATGTGCGCCAAGTACCAGGCCGACATCGTGGCCCTGCTGTGGGGCCCCGAGGGTTTGCCGCGTGACGAGAACGAGCGCGCCTCCCTGTGCGTCGAGCTGTGCTACGCCGCCAACGAGGCCGGCCTGGCCAACGAGAAGCTCTTTGTCGACCCCATCATCACCCCGCTGAACATTCAGCAGGAACAGTTGATGGCCAACCTGCGCTTCATGGCCATGTTGCAGGACATCGTCCCCGGCGCCAAGAGCACCAACGGCCTGAGCAACTGCTCCAACGGCACCCCCTGGCGCGAGCCGCTCAACCAGATCTACATGATCATGCTCGAGCGGGCCGGCATGTACAGCAGCATCGTCGACTACGAAGACGAACTGCTGGTGGCCATCGCCAAGGGCCAGCGGCCCGACCTGGTCGAGGTTGTCCACAAGGTCCAGGACGGCGAGATCAAAGACCCCGGCGACGTCTCCGACGAAACCCAGAAGGTCTTTGTCAAGGGCGCCCAGGCCCTGCTCGGCCATATCCTCTACTCCGACTCCTGGTTCAAGTAG
- the acsC gene encoding acetyl-CoA decarbonylase/synthase complex subunit gamma translates to MALTGIEIFKLLPKTNCGECGVPTCLAFAMNLAAGKAELDKCPYVSEEAREKLAAASAPPIRPVKYGSGDTASTVGGETVLFRHEKTFFNPCGLAGTLLDTDADLVAKAKVWAGMQWERVGLNLRPGLVFLKCASNDAAKFEAAAKALCESTDLSLVLACEDPAIMAPVAKALADKKPILYAATNQNADKMCAIAGETGCPLAVKAVDIDEAKDLTTELTEAGLKDLLIDTGARDISGLLQDQIAVRRAALLKLDRTLGFPTIVFPGEMTDDPAMQVAIAASMVAKYGGIIVLGELTAESVFPLLLERLNIYTDPQRPMTVTQGIFEINGPGPDSPVLVTTNFSLTYFIVSGEIESSRVPSWLLIKDTEGLSVLTAWAAGKFSGDDVGMFVKKCGIEEKINHKSLIIPGYAAAIVGDMEEELPGWNIKVGPREAAHLAKFLKEWKPE, encoded by the coding sequence ATGGCCCTCACCGGCATTGAGATTTTCAAACTTCTGCCCAAAACGAACTGCGGCGAGTGCGGCGTGCCCACCTGCCTGGCGTTCGCCATGAACCTGGCGGCGGGCAAGGCCGAACTGGACAAATGCCCCTACGTCTCCGAGGAGGCCCGCGAGAAACTGGCCGCGGCCAGCGCCCCGCCCATCCGCCCGGTCAAGTATGGCAGCGGCGACACCGCCTCCACCGTCGGCGGCGAGACCGTGCTGTTCCGTCACGAGAAAACCTTCTTCAACCCCTGCGGCCTGGCCGGCACCCTTCTGGACACCGACGCCGACCTGGTGGCCAAGGCCAAGGTCTGGGCCGGCATGCAGTGGGAGCGCGTGGGCTTGAACCTGCGCCCGGGCCTGGTCTTCCTCAAGTGCGCCAGCAATGACGCCGCCAAGTTCGAGGCCGCGGCCAAGGCCCTTTGCGAAAGCACCGACCTTTCGCTGGTGCTGGCCTGCGAGGATCCGGCGATCATGGCCCCGGTGGCCAAGGCCCTGGCCGACAAAAAGCCCATCCTCTACGCCGCCACCAACCAGAACGCCGACAAGATGTGCGCCATCGCCGGCGAGACCGGCTGCCCCCTGGCCGTCAAGGCCGTCGACATCGACGAGGCCAAGGATCTGACCACCGAGCTGACCGAGGCCGGCCTGAAGGATCTGCTGATCGACACCGGCGCGCGCGACATCTCTGGCCTGCTGCAAGACCAGATCGCCGTGCGCCGCGCGGCCCTGCTCAAGCTCGACCGCACCCTGGGCTTCCCGACCATCGTCTTCCCCGGCGAAATGACCGACGACCCGGCCATGCAGGTGGCCATCGCCGCCTCGATGGTGGCCAAGTACGGCGGAATCATCGTCCTGGGCGAGCTGACCGCCGAGTCGGTGTTCCCGCTGCTGCTGGAGCGCCTCAATATCTACACCGACCCCCAGCGCCCCATGACCGTGACCCAGGGCATCTTCGAGATCAACGGCCCCGGCCCGGACAGCCCCGTGCTGGTGACCACCAACTTCTCGCTGACCTACTTCATCGTCAGCGGCGAGATCGAGTCCTCCCGCGTGCCTTCGTGGCTGCTGATCAAGGACACCGAGGGCCTGTCGGTTCTGACCGCCTGGGCCGCCGGCAAGTTCTCCGGCGACGACGTGGGCATGTTCGTCAAGAAGTGCGGCATCGAGGAAAAGATCAACCACAAGTCACTCATTATTCCCGGCTACGCCGCCGCCATCGTCGGCGACATGGAGGAGGAGCTTCCTGGTTGGAACATCAAGGTCGGCCCGCGCGAGGCGGCTCACCTGGCCAAGTTCCTCAAGGAGTGGAAGCCGGAATAG